A window from Chrysiogenia bacterium encodes these proteins:
- a CDS encoding HAMP domain-containing protein, with protein MSENPQENSQKTRPLLLEIFLEMAVLGAIEFVLITLVLSFLIGRQRFGEHQLRAEQVAHAVGAAVASGGKTEREYARLAAGLTTQTPGYGGKGLRVVVYHPGRGLQLLAGFKSEEEVNDRMRQLLKEAHLARQTLRPGSLEPRPVFGFDEPPWVWAAVPMGLNPNTPPQGAVLVGVPTTPLWDSIAGQWLLAAYVAILLVTLLWLGADRVRKLVIEPLKELVAASRSVTEGERHYELTEPKTSEMLELEGHFEEMTTQLFEREQQLEARLAQLELAQNELIQSEKLATVGKLASGVAHEVGNPLSAVSGYLELLEDPTLDPETRKDLAARAAREIERAGDIVRGLLDLSKPRDFKPVDLELQALIEGIVSLVKGRKIFHNISIEHDSSRPVRVLADPGLIEQVLVNLFLNAADAMGGEGQIRVEVARERVPEEVLLIPGEGSSLRRGEEAVRIAVSDSGPGIAAEAAAHLFEPFFTTKEPGRGTGLGLSVSSQMLIRHGGILRLASAGGPGAGGATFEIWLPANEGAESST; from the coding sequence GTGAGCGAGAATCCCCAGGAGAACTCCCAAAAGACCCGGCCGCTGCTGCTGGAGATCTTTCTGGAGATGGCCGTGCTGGGTGCGATCGAGTTCGTGCTCATCACCCTGGTGCTCAGCTTCCTGATCGGTCGCCAGCGCTTTGGTGAACACCAGCTTCGCGCCGAGCAGGTGGCTCACGCCGTGGGCGCCGCCGTTGCCAGCGGTGGCAAGACCGAGCGCGAATACGCGCGCCTTGCCGCCGGGCTCACCACCCAGACGCCCGGCTACGGGGGCAAGGGCCTGCGGGTGGTGGTCTACCACCCGGGTCGCGGCCTGCAGCTTCTGGCGGGTTTCAAGAGCGAAGAAGAAGTGAACGATCGGATGCGCCAGCTTCTCAAGGAAGCCCACCTGGCGCGTCAGACCCTGCGCCCGGGCAGCCTGGAGCCCCGGCCGGTCTTTGGCTTCGACGAGCCTCCCTGGGTCTGGGCGGCCGTGCCGATGGGGCTTAATCCCAACACCCCGCCGCAGGGGGCGGTGCTGGTCGGCGTGCCGACCACCCCGCTCTGGGATTCCATCGCCGGGCAGTGGCTGCTGGCCGCCTACGTGGCGATCCTGCTGGTGACCCTGCTGTGGCTGGGCGCCGACCGAGTTCGCAAGCTTGTTATTGAACCACTTAAGGAACTGGTCGCCGCCTCGCGCAGCGTGACCGAGGGCGAGCGCCACTACGAGCTGACCGAGCCGAAGACCAGCGAGATGCTCGAACTCGAAGGGCATTTTGAGGAGATGACCACCCAGCTCTTCGAGCGAGAGCAGCAATTGGAGGCCCGGCTGGCCCAACTGGAACTGGCTCAAAATGAGCTGATCCAGTCGGAGAAACTGGCCACCGTAGGCAAGCTTGCCTCGGGCGTCGCCCACGAGGTCGGCAACCCCCTGAGCGCTGTTTCGGGTTACCTGGAACTGCTTGAAGATCCCACGCTCGACCCCGAGACCCGCAAGGATCTTGCGGCCCGCGCAGCCCGGGAAATTGAGCGCGCCGGGGACATTGTGCGGGGGCTTCTCGATCTTTCAAAACCCCGTGATTTCAAGCCGGTAGACCTCGAACTTCAGGCGCTGATTGAAGGAATTGTCTCGCTGGTCAAGGGTAGGAAAATCTTTCATAATATTTCCATTGAGCACGACTCTTCCCGGCCCGTGCGGGTGCTGGCCGACCCGGGGTTGATTGAGCAGGTACTGGTCAATCTCTTCCTCAACGCCGCCGATGCCATGGGCGGCGAGGGGCAGATTCGCGTCGAGGTCGCGCGCGAGCGCGTGCCCGAGGAAGTCCTGCTGATCCCCGGCGAGGGAAGCTCCCTCCGGCGGGGTGAAGAGGCGGTGCGGATCGCCGTGAGCGACAGCGGCCCGGGCATCGCGGCCGAGGCGGCCGCGCATCTGTTCGAGCCGTTCTTTACGACCAAGGAACCCGGACGCGGCACCGGCCTGGGGCTCTCGGTCAGCTCGCAGATGCTCATCCGCCACGGCGGAATCCTTCGGCTGGCAAGCGCCGGCGGACCCGGAGCGGGCGGGGCAACTTTTGAAATCTGGCTACCCGCCAACGAGGGAGCCGAAAGCAGCACGTAA
- a CDS encoding sigma-54-dependent Fis family transcriptional regulator: MARAQHTETDRNNERILVVDDEENMRHMLSVMLHREGYEVVTVPDGKSALDTLETTPLDIILCDIRMPRMDGLSFLKEFRARGLKPGVVMMSAYGTYDQAVEALRLGADDYISKPFKSSEILLVLEKLRERRKKGAATRVESPSNREGNDFSIDDVLAESAPMCAILDTVRKIANYKTTVLISGESGTGKELIAKAIHTSGERAGKPFVAVNCGAIPENLLESELFGYAKGAFTDASHDKAGLFEEAQGGTLFLDEIGELPLALQVKLLRVLQEEEIRRVGENRPRKVDVRIVAATLRDLEKDVEDGRFRRDLFYRLNVLPLKIPPLRERPEDILMLADFFVGRFAERLGREAMTLTSEARNALRHYEWPGNVRELENVIERAIVLNDSESIGVSDLPFSPTQGTGIAGDFPNSEREGLSIKKWTARIERELIARALEQTGGNRTRAAKLLEISHRALLYKIKEYGLS, translated from the coding sequence ATGGCCAGGGCGCAACACACAGAGACCGACCGCAACAATGAGCGGATCCTTGTCGTCGACGACGAGGAGAACATGCGCCACATGCTCTCGGTGATGCTGCATCGCGAGGGCTACGAAGTTGTCACGGTCCCCGACGGCAAGAGCGCGCTCGACACGCTCGAGACCACGCCGCTCGACATCATCCTCTGCGACATCCGGATGCCCCGCATGGACGGGCTGAGCTTTCTCAAGGAATTTCGCGCCCGCGGCTTGAAGCCCGGCGTGGTGATGATGAGCGCCTACGGCACTTACGATCAAGCGGTCGAGGCGCTGCGCCTTGGGGCCGACGACTACATCTCCAAACCCTTCAAAAGCAGTGAAATCCTTCTGGTTTTGGAGAAACTGCGCGAGCGCCGGAAGAAGGGCGCGGCCACCCGCGTGGAGTCGCCCTCCAACCGCGAGGGCAATGACTTCAGCATCGACGACGTGCTGGCCGAGAGCGCGCCGATGTGCGCGATACTCGATACCGTTCGCAAGATCGCCAACTACAAGACGACCGTCCTGATCTCCGGTGAGAGCGGTACGGGCAAGGAACTCATTGCCAAGGCGATTCACACGAGCGGCGAGCGCGCGGGCAAGCCCTTCGTCGCCGTCAATTGCGGCGCCATTCCCGAGAACCTGCTTGAGAGCGAGCTCTTCGGCTACGCCAAGGGCGCCTTCACCGATGCCTCCCACGACAAGGCCGGCCTGTTCGAGGAAGCCCAGGGCGGCACGCTCTTCCTGGACGAAATCGGCGAGCTGCCGCTGGCGTTGCAGGTCAAGCTGCTGCGCGTCCTGCAGGAAGAAGAGATCCGGCGCGTCGGCGAGAATCGCCCGCGCAAGGTGGACGTGCGCATCGTGGCGGCGACGCTGCGGGACCTGGAAAAGGACGTCGAGGACGGACGTTTCCGCCGCGACCTGTTCTACCGGCTCAACGTCCTGCCGTTGAAGATCCCGCCGCTTCGCGAGCGCCCCGAAGACATCCTGATGCTGGCCGACTTCTTTGTGGGCCGCTTCGCCGAGCGCCTGGGGCGGGAGGCCATGACCCTGACCAGCGAGGCCCGCAACGCCCTTCGCCACTACGAGTGGCCCGGCAATGTGCGCGAGCTGGAGAACGTGATCGAGCGCGCCATCGTGCTCAACGACTCCGAGAGCATCGGCGTTTCGGATCTGCCGTTCTCGCCGACACAAGGCACTGGAATTGCTGGTGATTTCCCGAACAGCGAGCGCGAGGGGCTCTCGATCAAGAAGTGGACGGCCCGGATCGAGCGCGAACTCATCGCCCGGGCGCTGGAGCAGACCGGTGGCAACCGCACAAGGGCCGCAAAACTGCTCGAAATCTCCCACAGGGCCTTGCTTTACAAGATCAAAGAGTATGGTTTGAGCTGA